The Pseudomonas sp. S06B 330 genome contains the following window.
TCATTATCGAGAACCTGCTGTGGGCAGCGCTGTATAATGGCCTGATGTTGCCGTTTGCCGCCCTTGGCTGGATCACCCCGATCTGGGCAGCGATTGGCATGTCGGTCAGTTCGCTGATCGTGGTGCTTAATGCCCTGCGCCTGACCCGCCTCAGCACAGTGGCCGGCACCGGTGCCGAACCCCGCACCTCACACCCCGCCACGGTCTGATCAGGAGTCACCATGCCCGCGCTTTACATCATGATCCCGGCTGCACTTCTGATCGTCGCCATCGCGGTCTACATCTTCTTCTGGGCGGTGGACAGCGGTCAGTACGACGACCTCGACGGCCCGGCCCACAGCATTCTGTTTGACGATCAGGACCCACAGCACACCGCCGCCATGGACGAAGCCGACGGCAAGAAACCTGACGACGGTGCACCGCCCCGTGCTTGAACTGCTCCCCCTGCTCAGCTCGGCACTGATCCTTGGCCTGCTGGGCGGCGGTCACTGCCTGGGCATGTGCGGCGGCCTGATGGGCGCTTTGACCCTGGCCATTCCCAAAGAACAGCGCAGCCAGCGTTTTCGCCTGCTGCTGGCTTACAACCTTGGCCGCATTCTTAGCTATGCCGTCGCCGGCCTGCTGCTGGGACTGGCGGGCTGGGCACTGGCCAACAGCCCGATTGCCGTGGCTATGCGCGTGGTCGCCGCGCTACTGTTGATCAGTATGGGCTTATACCTGGCCGGCTGGTGGAGTGGCCTGACCCGCATCGAGCGCCTCGGGCGCGGACTGTGGCGACATATCCAGCCGATGGCCAACCGCCTGCTACCGGTC
Protein-coding sequences here:
- the ccoS gene encoding cbb3-type cytochrome oxidase assembly protein CcoS; its protein translation is MPALYIMIPAALLIVAIAVYIFFWAVDSGQYDDLDGPAHSILFDDQDPQHTAAMDEADGKKPDDGAPPRA
- a CDS encoding sulfite exporter TauE/SafE family protein, with product MLELLPLLSSALILGLLGGGHCLGMCGGLMGALTLAIPKEQRSQRFRLLLAYNLGRILSYAVAGLLLGLAGWALANSPIAVAMRVVAALLLISMGLYLAGWWSGLTRIERLGRGLWRHIQPMANRLLPVSSLPRALLLGTLWGWLPCGLVYSTLLWAASQGNAIDSALLMLAFGLGTWPVLLATGLAAERTNALLRKRGVRIAGGLLVILFGLWTLPGPHQHWLMGH